ctagggaccgtctctaaagttacatgcgaaactactatacacttctctaacgtcaatagcatgcaaggagaatgactaacagtcatgaaaacaactgttaactgttcatccaggtgtcaactataatgcacataatataatatacatagataattattaaaataaactgtaaatcatatgtaaaatcatgctaatttgatttaattgctaattacatatgatttacagtttattttaataattatcaaaaaatataaaaggtgtgcattatagttgacatctggatgaacagttaaccgttgttttcatgacttttagtCATTCTCCTTACATGCTATTGACCTTAGAGAAGTGTATATAGTaatttcgcatgtaactttagagacggtccctagatttgcgaatatcgaagtCCAGCGTCAAGCAAACTTTATGCCAGTCCTACACTTAGACTTCAAGTGAAATCGTGTTTACATTGGTATTTGGCGTGAAAAAAAACGGGGTCGGGTTTTgacagtttttaaaatcaaactgtGAAGAAAGCCTAATTATGACAATGTTAGTTTTGTTAATGCGTTGTGAGCACATCGCATAGACTACTTTCCATTTCCTTTAAACTGAAACCAACATAAACATCAGCGCAATGGACGATGGGTGAGTGGGTTTATTTGGCAATCTCTCCAAAAACACGACAACTCTATACATTTAGATGTTATTTTCCTACTTTTTACTTACAGCCGTCTAGTTGCCAGCTGCACATTTTTCTATCAAAATTCAGTAGCGCTTATTTCAACAGCTATAAGTCAACTTGGTTCGTTTACAAATGAACGCGGTTTTGCGGTTAAGCGTCTTAACTTGACACGacatcttaaaatgtcttaaaaagcaGCTAGACGCGACGCAAGGGTCGGCGACATGTGTAGCTCATGTTTAACctatctaaaaatattaaatcgcAGTGGAACGACGAGAAAGCGATATGTTTGAACCGTGTAAAAAAAATGAGGCACTTTCGGCTTTCTCAGATTCATTCCTCATAAATATGACACACACAGTGATATTTGAGGTACCTTCAAAAGAGTGTTGAGATATTTCTCCAGAGAAACCCAAAGTGCCTCTAGTAgcctatctttttatttttacagaatagTTCACTGGACCTCCCAACTACACAAAAAGGCCAAGAACCCTAAATGTGGGATGATGGaataatgttctttaaaatgtTACAGCATAAAGTGTTGACCGAGTGTTCTGTTTTCTGTAGATTTTTACCAGCAAAAATACAAGAGGATTATATCAACAAAATCAAGAATGTGTTTGCCTCTGAAAGCCCTGAGGAAATTCCCCACCAGCTTATCTCTCTTTTGGAAGTCTTTGACCGTTTAAAGATAGATATCGCTGTGACTGGAGAGTCTGGTGCAGGGAAGTCTTCTCTTATCAATGCGTTCCTCGGATTGAATCCTGATGATGCAGGGGCTGCTCCAACTGGAGCTGTGGAAACCACGAAGGAAGCAACCATGTATCAGCATCCAAATTTTCCACACGTCAGACTGTGGGATCTTCCAGGGATGGGCACCCCTTCCTTTGAATCCAAGAGTTATGTAAAGACAATGAACTTTGATCTATATGACATGTTCATGGTTGTGATATCAGAGAGAGTCAGAGAAAACAACATGCTGTTGGTTGAAGAAATTGAGCAACAAAAGAAGCCCTATTATTTCATTAGAACAAAAATTGATAATGACATACAGTcccagagaaagaaaaaaaaattctctgaaaTACATGTATTAGATCAAATGAGACAGGACTGTAAGAAATATCTGAAGGAGAAGAAACTGGACCCACATGTGTTCCTAGTGTCAGCCATTGACACTCAAAAATATGAGTTGCAGAAGCTCACAGACACTCTTAAGGATGAGGTTTCTCAACTTAGAGCAGAGGTATTTTCAAGTTTTCTGGACGAGATGTTACATGGACGATGGATAAAAGCAAGGTAAGTATGTACTGTAAGTAAATGCTTGTTCAAAACTGTAGGAAATGTTTAATACTTAGAAATCCAttgtatttaaaacttttgtaccattttagaaaacattaaattgaatGATTTTGAACATTTCATGTTTAGTAAACATTTTCCTTACACTTTGAATACAGGTATACATTTTAACCGTTATTCtccaaatgtttttatattttaacgtttttaaagtaatgaattaTGAATTTCTTACTTTTTGGGCTTTATACCTCAAATTAAATATCACAGTTAATTTTAACTCTGAATTTAAGAATGTTGTCATCATAGATGAGGCCTATTTAAGTTATTGCATTTATGACTGATATATTGAATGTATTATTGAAGAAAAATAGTCATAATAGAGAGGGCAAACAATGAATGTAACATCATTTACCCTAacattcatgtaatttatttttatttattactttaggTATGCTACAAATCACATCCAACAGACTAGGAAACTTCAAGCTGAGGACATCACaacattgcaaaatatgcataagCGCACAGGTTTTGGAGCTGCGAAAGTCAGTGTTGTACTGGAGGCTTTGAGTCACTTTCAGCTAGATGTTGCAGTTTTGGGTGAGACGGGCTCTGGAGTGTCCACTTTTGTAAATGCCTTAATTGGGCTGGGGAACGAAGAGTGTGGTGCAGCTTCAGCGTCCATCAGCAACCCAGCAATGAGTCTGGGATACCCAGATGTACGGTTCTGGGACATATCCGGCATAGAGGGAGTCATGGATTACTCGATGTATGAAATGAAACAAGCCCTGAATTGTTATGACTTCTTTATCATCATTGTATCAGACTGGCAGAAAGCACGCCATTTAAAACTAGCTAAAGCAGTTGAAGAATTAAGGAAGCATTACCTCTTAGTCCAGACTAAAGTAGACCGTCATCTACAGACTCAAAAAAGTGAGTTGTGCTGTGATGAGACTGAGATACTTGATGGGCTTCGGGCACAATATACCCAGGAGCTTCAGATGGCAAAACTGTCTGAAGAGCAGATTTTTCTCATCAACAATCTGGACAGGTGTGCCTTTGATTTTGTAGTTTTGGAAAGTGCACTCTCCAGTGACCTCAAAACTGTCAGGACAAGTGCTTTTGCATATTATATAGCAAACACAGTAAAggaacataaataataaaaaaaaaaaaacatagaagtgTAAGATATGATGCAGCAGTAAACTGCTTTAAAATGACTTGATTTCcgtttaatttaattaaccattaatttaaaataaccattaaaTATTTAAGCATACTAATGTAACTTCAGTTTAAAACGGatgtgtaataatatattaactgaaTTAGCAAATaatgtttgatttagtttaataTGCtgtataattctgtatttttctgtCTGTGACAGATAAGATGACTTTGAAACATATGAAGAAAATGCTAGAGAGGCACCACATTTTAATTGTCCTTATTATTGAAAAAGAATAGAAGATATTCAGttggaaaatagaaaataatttgtaGAAGTTGGTCTGCATTAAAAATATGTGAACCGTTGACCTCAATATACTATTTTATTGAAtgtttgtaataattgtaataactGCAGATTCTCACATCATTTCACAGTTAAGGCTATTTCTCGTTTAATAAAacgttataaaaaaatattccctgtttcttcttttgttatgcaaataaaaaaaaaaaaaacagtttgtaatGGACTGTAGGTAAGTTATACTATAacaatatttagtgtttttaattattatttgtattttaagggACCTAAAAATTGTagaaataatttttgtgaaactataaGTAAGCTACCCCTATGTGCACTTTCTAGGTCAACCGAAATGTCTGATGTTGTTATGGGTAGCAACATAAACAAATACTTTGTGACTATGCCAGGAATCAGTGATATGAACTGGACTAATCTATTACTGTGACACCCAACTCGACAGCTTACTCACACCTTACAAAATTCCAAAAACCTTCATAAATTTCAAATGCGTCATAAAACTGATAATAGGTCCAAAAATAAACCTGTAAAGAAAAGGTTgggcttttttccccctttcacaTTAAGAAAGAATTATGTATGATCACACCCATCTGCCTTCTAAGACTAAACCAATACCTCTAACAATTCAACAGTTTAATATCCTAAATTTAAGCATCAGTAGGTAGCaccatgaaacaaaaaataatgttaatggcTGACagtcataaatgttattttttattaacatatacacacatattttcaataataaatgcaaatcCCTTCGAGCCTGGATCACACAACTAGTAAATCCTGAAAGTAAACACCTGCTATGTCATTCAGCatcatttcagtaaataaaatttcattaacaatatgcttaaagcaaatttacattaaaaaaaacaaaaaaaaaacactactgaaTATACAGAAAAGGTATATTAGGAGAAGGTAATATAAAGAAATTCTGACCCTTTGGCCTAAAGCCAGtgtaaacattgtaaaataagttaaacattacaATGAGTCTATTAGTTCTAATTTTCACAAGTGTATAATAAATGAGAAGGCAGAAGAAATGTTTCCACAAACCACCAGATTCCCAAGTATCCTTAAACTGTACAAAGTCCCACATTTTACccaatttattgtttaaatgattattattctatttattccaTTCCATTTAACATgcactattatataatataaaaggaGAATATTCAGTATAACATTTCTTTCCAACCATTTAACTCTCCAGTGCAGATGTATGGCCAATAAACTCAGTTTTGATGTTCTGATGTAAATTTGGTTAACATTTTGGTAAACATCTCTTTACTGTACCAgcttgattttattcattcaaaCCTGCAGCTTGAAGGACCTGTCTCATGTCATTTATCATGTCATTTAGTGCTCCACGCAATACAGTGCATGTTGATTTGAAGGCCTCAGACGCATTCACAAAATTTGTAACAAGAAGTTTAGCATCAAGCAGATCCTCTAAGCTTTTCACTGGTTTTGCCAC
The Cyprinus carpio isolate SPL01 chromosome A16, ASM1834038v1, whole genome shotgun sequence genome window above contains:
- the LOC122147991 gene encoding interferon-inducible GTPase 1-like — translated: MDDGFLPAKIQEDYINKIKNVFASESPEEIPHQLISLLEVFDRLKIDIAVTGESGAGKSSLINAFLGLNPDDAGAAPTGAVETTKEATMYQHPNFPHVRLWDLPGMGTPSFESKSYVKTMNFDLYDMFMVVISERVRENNMLLVEEIEQQKKPYYFIRTKIDNDIQSQRKKKKFSEIHVLDQMRQDCKKYLKEKKLDPHVFLVSAIDTQKYELQKLTDTLKDEVSQLRAEVFSSFLDEMLHGRWIKARYATNHIQQTRKLQAEDITTLQNMHKRTGFGAAKVSVVLEALSHFQLDVAVLGETGSGVSTFVNALIGLGNEECGAASASISNPAMSLGYPDVRFWDISGIEGVMDYSMYEMKQALNCYDFFIIIVSDWQKARHLKLAKAVEELRKHYLLVQTKVDRHLQTQKSELCCDETEILDGLRAQYTQELQMAKLSEEQIFLINNLDRCAFDFVVLESALSSDLKTVRTSAFAYYIANTVKEHK